The Aggregatilinea lenta genome includes a region encoding these proteins:
- a CDS encoding ABC transporter ATP-binding protein codes for MTVLMEVKNLSTRFHTEDGIVHAVNGVSYTLREGETLGVVGESGCGKSVHALSIMGLIPKPPGEIPTGEVIFRGRDLLKLSKNQQRLVRGAEIAMVFQDPMTSLNPVLTIGRQITEALKLHLGMDNEQARARAAELLTMVGIPSARERLDDYPHQFSGGMRQRVMIAIGISCNPQLLIADEPTTALDVTIQAQILDLVRRLRDKIGMAMIWISHDLGVVAGLADTVQVMYAGYIVERGPVKDVYADPRHPYTIGLLGSLPRLDQKNERLYSIEGAPPDMRYLPKGCPFAARCPYRIAKCDENPPLLPVAGSAPEHIAACWVDVRNKEANYESSYA; via the coding sequence TTGACCGTCTTAATGGAGGTCAAGAACCTCAGCACACGTTTCCATACTGAAGACGGGATCGTCCATGCCGTCAACGGAGTTTCGTACACGCTGCGCGAAGGGGAAACCCTGGGTGTTGTGGGCGAAAGCGGCTGCGGCAAAAGCGTGCATGCGCTGTCGATCATGGGGCTGATCCCAAAGCCGCCGGGCGAGATCCCGACGGGTGAGGTGATTTTCCGCGGGCGCGATCTGCTGAAGCTGTCCAAGAACCAGCAGCGGCTGGTGCGCGGCGCTGAGATCGCCATGGTGTTTCAGGACCCGATGACCTCGCTGAACCCGGTTCTGACGATCGGTCGCCAGATCACCGAGGCGCTGAAGCTGCACCTGGGCATGGACAACGAGCAGGCCCGCGCACGTGCCGCCGAACTGTTGACGATGGTCGGTATTCCTTCCGCGAGAGAGCGTCTGGACGACTATCCGCACCAGTTTTCGGGCGGTATGCGCCAGCGCGTGATGATCGCGATAGGTATTTCGTGCAACCCGCAGTTGTTGATCGCGGACGAGCCGACGACGGCGCTCGATGTGACGATCCAGGCGCAGATTCTCGACCTGGTGCGCCGCCTGCGCGACAAGATCGGCATGGCGATGATCTGGATCTCGCACGATTTGGGCGTGGTCGCCGGTCTGGCCGACACGGTTCAAGTGATGTATGCGGGTTACATTGTCGAGCGCGGCCCTGTGAAGGACGTCTACGCTGACCCGCGCCACCCGTATACCATTGGTCTGCTCGGCTCGTTGCCCCGCCTGGACCAGAAGAATGAACGGCTGTACTCCATTGAGGGTGCGCCGCCGGACATGCGTTATTTGCCGAAGGGCTGCCCCTTCGCCGCACGCTGCCCGTACCGGATCGCTAAGTGCGACGAGAATCCGCCGCTGCTGCCAGTTGCCGGTAGCGCGCCGGAGCATATTGCAGCCTGTTGGGTCGATGTTCGCAATAAGGAAGCAAACTATGAGTCAAGCTACGCCTAG
- a CDS encoding ABC transporter ATP-binding protein, translating to MSQATPSVRTASAAGPGASTNREVLLEVKDLKKHFPIKSGILVQREVAAVKAVDGVSFHIYRGETLGLVGESGCGKSTTGRTILQLYRPTSGSVKFEGKEISDLKGESLRKLRRQMQMVFQDPYASLNPRMSVGRIVSEPLVVHNIGTKQERDNRVAELLDLVGLNPYFVNRYPHEFSGGQRQRIGLARALALNPSFIVADEPISALDVSIQAQVVNLLQKLQDELGLTYLFIAHDLSMVRHLCDRVAVMYLGKVVEVAESEELYTNPLHPYTQALLSAVPVPDPVIEEQRQRIILKGDVPSPLNPPKGCNFNTRCPVSVDVCFDEDPELLEVLPEHWVACHRVS from the coding sequence ATGAGTCAAGCTACGCCTAGTGTGCGCACGGCATCGGCTGCCGGTCCAGGCGCGTCCACTAACCGGGAAGTCCTGCTCGAAGTCAAGGATCTGAAGAAGCACTTCCCGATCAAGTCGGGGATCCTGGTTCAGCGCGAAGTTGCCGCCGTGAAGGCGGTGGACGGCGTATCATTCCACATTTACCGGGGCGAGACGCTGGGCCTGGTGGGGGAGTCGGGCTGCGGTAAGTCCACGACGGGCCGCACGATCCTCCAGCTCTACCGCCCGACGTCGGGCAGCGTGAAGTTCGAGGGCAAAGAGATCAGCGATCTGAAAGGCGAGTCGTTACGTAAGCTGCGCCGCCAGATGCAGATGGTCTTCCAGGATCCGTACGCGTCGCTGAACCCGCGTATGTCGGTGGGGCGCATCGTGTCCGAGCCGCTGGTCGTGCACAACATCGGCACCAAGCAAGAACGCGACAACCGTGTCGCGGAGCTGCTGGATCTGGTGGGCCTCAACCCCTACTTCGTGAACCGCTACCCGCACGAGTTTTCGGGCGGCCAGCGCCAGCGAATTGGTCTGGCGCGCGCGCTGGCGCTCAATCCATCGTTCATCGTGGCCGACGAGCCGATCTCCGCGTTGGACGTGTCGATCCAGGCGCAGGTGGTTAACTTGCTCCAGAAGCTTCAGGACGAACTGGGCCTGACCTACCTGTTCATTGCGCACGACCTGAGCATGGTCCGGCACCTGTGCGACCGCGTGGCCGTGATGTACCTGGGTAAAGTGGTCGAGGTGGCCGAGAGTGAAGAACTCTACACCAACCCGCTGCACCCGTACACGCAGGCGCTGTTGTCCGCAGTTCCGGTGCCCGATCCTGTGATCGAAGAGCAGCGCCAGCGCATCATCCTGAAGGGCGACGTGCCCAGCCCGCTGAACCCGCCCAAGGGATGCAACTTCAACACTCGCTGCCCGGTTTCCGTCGACGTGTGCTTCGACGAAGACCCGGAACTTCTGGAAGTGCTGCCCGAGCACTGGGTGGCCTGCCACCGCGTCAGCTAG
- the serS gene encoding serine--tRNA ligase has product MIDIALIREKPEWVKEQITKLHDETALARIDAIVTLDKRRRELLTEAEAIKANRNQLNKQMGRFRGDKQRTPAQTVVAANRVIAALEVGDIEAALDGMTNPPTETDLPEATKDDIAAAFETLTERLKRLGTRVGELDAEIAEVEADLTEQQLWIPNLPHESVPLGASEEENKIWTPQGAMRSFDFEPLPHWDLGPALDIIDFERGVKLSGTRFYILKGMGARLYRAMIAWLLDVHTTQHGFTEIYPPFMVHEDALYGSAQFPKFRDVVYFDQESELYMLPTAEVALTNMHANEIFEADQLPLYYVSHTPCFRREKMSAGRDVRGLKRVHQFEKVEMYKFTTPETSYAELESLTEAAEHVCAMLEIPYRRLEIVTGDLGFSAAKKYDVEMWAPGSQEWLEVSSCSNTEEFQARRANIRYRPEPGARPRFVHTLNGSGLGMVRALIAVIENYQQRDGSVVIPTVLKPYMGGLEVIEPGAKGN; this is encoded by the coding sequence ATGATCGACATCGCCCTGATCCGCGAGAAGCCCGAGTGGGTCAAAGAACAAATCACCAAGCTGCACGACGAAACCGCGCTGGCGCGCATCGACGCCATCGTGACGCTCGATAAGCGCCGCCGCGAATTGCTGACCGAAGCGGAAGCCATCAAAGCCAACCGCAACCAGCTCAACAAGCAGATGGGCCGCTTTCGGGGCGACAAGCAGCGCACCCCTGCGCAGACCGTCGTCGCCGCGAATCGCGTGATCGCCGCGCTCGAAGTGGGCGACATCGAGGCCGCGCTCGACGGCATGACCAACCCGCCCACTGAAACCGATCTGCCCGAAGCCACCAAAGACGACATCGCCGCCGCCTTCGAGACGCTCACCGAGCGCCTCAAGCGTCTGGGCACGCGCGTCGGGGAACTGGACGCCGAGATCGCAGAGGTTGAAGCGGATCTGACCGAACAGCAGCTATGGATTCCCAACCTGCCCCACGAATCCGTGCCGCTGGGCGCGAGCGAAGAGGAAAACAAAATCTGGACGCCGCAGGGCGCAATGCGCAGCTTCGATTTCGAGCCGCTGCCGCACTGGGATCTCGGTCCGGCCCTCGACATCATCGACTTCGAGCGCGGCGTCAAGCTGTCCGGCACGCGCTTCTATATCCTCAAGGGCATGGGCGCGCGCCTTTACCGCGCCATGATCGCGTGGCTGCTGGACGTGCACACCACGCAGCACGGCTTCACCGAGATCTACCCGCCCTTCATGGTGCACGAGGACGCGCTGTATGGCTCCGCGCAGTTCCCCAAGTTTCGCGACGTGGTGTACTTCGACCAGGAATCCGAGCTGTACATGCTGCCGACGGCGGAAGTCGCGCTGACCAACATGCACGCCAACGAAATCTTCGAGGCGGACCAGCTCCCGCTGTACTACGTCTCGCACACGCCCTGCTTCCGCCGCGAGAAGATGAGCGCCGGGCGCGACGTGCGCGGCCTGAAGCGCGTCCACCAGTTCGAAAAGGTGGAGATGTACAAGTTCACCACACCCGAAACGAGCTACGCCGAGCTTGAATCCCTTACCGAGGCGGCGGAGCACGTCTGCGCCATGCTGGAGATCCCCTACCGCCGCCTGGAAATCGTCACCGGCGACCTGGGCTTCTCCGCTGCGAAGAAGTATGACGTGGAAATGTGGGCTCCCGGCAGCCAGGAATGGCTCGAAGTGTCCTCATGCAGCAACACGGAGGAATTCCAGGCCCGCCGCGCCAACATCCGCTACCGCCCGGAGCCGGGCGCGCGTCCGCGCTTCGTGCACACGCTCAACGGCTCCGGTCTGGGCATGGTCCGCGCGTTGATCGCCGTCATCGAGAACTACCAGCAGCGTGACGGCAGCGTGGTGATCCCCACCGTGCTCAAGCCGTACATGGGCGGGTTGGAAGTCATCGAGCCGGGGGCGAAAGGCAACTGA